The Candidatus Polarisedimenticolia bacterium genome segment GCACCGGAAGGCGCGCGCTGTCAGCCCGCCGGCCGGCGCCGCGAGTCGAAATCCATCTGCACCTCGAAGGGAGCGTTTCGCTGAAGCGGCTGCGTGGCTTCTGGGCGCGCCCCGGCCGTGACGCGAGCCTCCCCTCGGACCCCGCCGTTCTCTTCCGCCATTCCGATTTTCGCGGGTTCCTGCGGAATTTCGCGCACGTCACCCGGACGCTCACCGGACCGGGGGACTTCGCCCTCATCGCAACGGACCTGTGCGGACTCCTGCGACGCCAGAAGGTGGAGGCGGCGGAGGTGTTCATGTCTCCGGTGATTTTTGCGCGGCGGGGAATCCCCTTCGCAGAGATCCTGGATGCCGTGGATGAGGCGGTGCGGACCATGCAGAGCCGGGGCGGTCCGCGCATCGGATGGATCCTGGACGGGGTGCGGCAATGGGGACCGGCTTCGCTCGAGGAGAACCTGCGCTACGCGCAGGAGGCCCGCGGACGCGTGCTCGGGATCGGGTTGGGAGGGGACGAGAGCTCGGTTCCGGCTCGG includes the following:
- the add gene encoding adenosine deaminase; translated protein: TGRRALSARRPAPRVEIHLHLEGSVSLKRLRGFWARPGRDASLPSDPAVLFRHSDFRGFLRNFAHVTRTLTGPGDFALIATDLCGLLRRQKVEAAEVFMSPVIFARRGIPFAEILDAVDEAVRTMQSRGGPRIGWILDGVRQWGPASLEENLRYAQEARGRVLGIGLGGDESSVPAREFRPLFETARAMGLRTVCHAGEFAGPESVWEAVELLGSERIGHGIRACEDAALLSMLRRRRIPLEVCPTSNLRTGVVRRWRDHPLPRLLQAGVRVTLNSDDPALFHTSLDAEFRNLERRLHLTRRELERIRVEGIRASFLPSPIKRALLGQRTAAARREARAELR